The Candidatus Oleimmundimicrobium sp. genome includes the window ATGATAGGCAATGGCTCAAATGAACTTTTGAGATTGTTGGCTCAGGTTTGTTTAAATCCCGGTGATGAGGTAATAATGGCAAATCCATCATTCATTGTTTATCCGACCGTTACCAAAATTATGAACGGTGTTTGCAGGGAAATCCCGCTGAAAAACCATAAACACGATCTTGTTAAAATACTGGATGCGGTAAATGATAAAACGAAGATTGTCTTCATCTGTAATCCAAATAATCCTACCGGAACAATTGTTACAAAAACCGAGGTGGAAGATTTTTTGCGCAATGTTCCCGATGGAGTGATGGTTGTTTTTGATGAGGCGTATTTTGAGTACGTCGATAATAAAAATTATCCCAATGGCCTCGATTATTTTAGTGAAGATAAACAAATCGTGGTTCTTAGGACCTTTTCAAAAATTTATGGGCTTGCCGGATGCAGAATCGGTTACGGGATTGCTTCACGATCCATTGTTTCTGCCGTAAATAAGATAAGGGAACCGTTTAATGTTAATCATCTTGCCCAAGTTGCAGCAATGGCCAGTTTAGGCTGTAAAAATCAAGTGAAAGAAAGAAAGAAATTAAATTTAGAGCAGAAATTTTATTTATATAAAGCATTCGACGAAATGGGCTTGGATTATGTTAAATCGGAAGCGAATTTTATTTTAGTCGATGTTAAGAAGGATTCAAGAGAAGTCTTTGATAAACTTCTATATAAGGGCATAATTATTCGAACGGGTAATATTTTTGGTCTCGATTATGAAGATTATATAAGGGTAACAATTGGAACTCCCGAGGAGAACAAAAAATTTATAAAAGCTTTAAGAGAAGTATTAAGTAGCAGATAGCAGAGAGTGTAGAGCAGTGAGCTTAGAGAATAGAGCTTAAAAGAATTAAAAATTAAAAATTAAAGATTGAAGATTGGAAAGTTGGAAACGGAGAGTAAAGAATGAAAGATGAAAAACTACCTGCCTGCCGGTAGGCATGGTAATGTAAAATGAATAATGCTTTAAAAGCTTTTCATTTTAATTTTTTTTACTTATTGTTCTTAATTTGACATGGCTAACAACTAACGACTAATAGCGGGGTGTAAAAAATGATTGTTGTAATGAAAGAGGGCGCAAGCCAAAAAGAAATTGAGCATGTAATAGACAAGCTTAAAGAAGTGGGCGTGGATACGCATGTCTCCGAGGGAAAGTATAGGACAGTTATTGGTGTAATAGGAGAAGAGGACGTAGTTGCCGCTGTCCCGTTAGAAGTGTTTCCCGGTGTTGAAAAAGTAATGCCGGTGCTTAAGCCATATAAATTAGTAAGTCGTGAGTTTAAACCGGAAGATACAATAATTAAAATAGGAGATAGTTTAATTGGCGGGGATTATTTTGCTGTTATTGCCGGTCCTTGTTCGGTGGAATCAGAAGAGCAAGTTTTAGCTACTGCCGAGGCAGTAAAAGATGCAGGAGCTACTATGTTAAGAGGCGGGGCCTTTAAACCCAGATCTTCGCCTTATAGTTTTCAGGGTTTAGGTGAGGAAGGGCTTAAAATTTTAGCGAAAGCTCGTGATGTTACAGGCCTCCCAATTGCGACAGAAGTTATGGACACAAGAGATGTGGCGTTGGTTGCTAAATATGCCGATGTATTACAGGTTGGCGCGAGAAATATGCAAAATTTTCAGTTACTTACAGAGGTAGGGAAACAGCGTAAGCCGGTCTTGTTGAAGAGGGGTTTCAGTAACACGATTGAGGAATTTTTAATGGCAGCAGAATATGTGGCTAAAGCCGGGAATAAAGACATAATTT containing:
- the hisC gene encoding histidinol-phosphate transaminase — protein: MKNFLRSELDILKSYSPGKPISDVKRELGLKEVIKLASNESPYPPFPEAIEAIWSARNEAYRYPDSGCVELKNKLASFLDVLESNLMIGNGSNELLRLLAQVCLNPGDEVIMANPSFIVYPTVTKIMNGVCREIPLKNHKHDLVKILDAVNDKTKIVFICNPNNPTGTIVTKTEVEDFLRNVPDGVMVVFDEAYFEYVDNKNYPNGLDYFSEDKQIVVLRTFSKIYGLAGCRIGYGIASRSIVSAVNKIREPFNVNHLAQVAAMASLGCKNQVKERKKLNLEQKFYLYKAFDEMGLDYVKSEANFILVDVKKDSREVFDKLLYKGIIIRTGNIFGLDYEDYIRVTIGTPEENKKFIKALREVLSSR
- the aroF gene encoding 3-deoxy-7-phosphoheptulonate synthase, whose product is MIVVMKEGASQKEIEHVIDKLKEVGVDTHVSEGKYRTVIGVIGEEDVVAAVPLEVFPGVEKVMPVLKPYKLVSREFKPEDTIIKIGDSLIGGDYFAVIAGPCSVESEEQVLATAEAVKDAGATMLRGGAFKPRSSPYSFQGLGEEGLKILAKARDVTGLPIATEVMDTRDVALVAKYADVLQVGARNMQNFQLLTEVGKQRKPVLLKRGFSNTIEEFLMAAEYVAKAGNKDIILCERGIRTFETYTRNTLDISAIPLIKNLSHLPIIVDPSHATGRIDLVEPLSLAAIAAGANGLMIEVHRNPEEALCDGSQSLTPASFAEIMKKISSLVNTFGKKMKVD